In Microbulbifer sp. GL-2, the following are encoded in one genomic region:
- a CDS encoding LysR family transcriptional regulator: MDFKQVSYFLALVKTLNFTLAAEQCNVTQPALTQGIKRLEEELGGKLVLREGRHIELTELGRSLRSSFEQIDRTRHLVNMTARAITSGEVSELNIGVMCTIGPQAFAEMLNQFRTSNPHISIVIHDVAPPAIEELLLTGNLDAVFCLSQSTTHPRLRYTQLFEEPMVVACPPGHEFLSNESISISDLTNQRYVERLHCELRQKGQVFNKEQELELDIVFRSEREDWIQCLVREGAGVSVIPFHSLIKPTLDYRPIADPPLSRKVGLATVNNTVLSPGLEKFMTIASAHDWSSLTLKKSNMTVNQALKVN; the protein is encoded by the coding sequence ATGGATTTCAAACAAGTCAGTTATTTTCTTGCGTTAGTGAAAACGCTCAATTTTACCCTTGCTGCTGAACAGTGCAACGTGACTCAGCCAGCGCTAACACAAGGTATTAAAAGGCTAGAAGAAGAGCTAGGTGGAAAGCTGGTTCTTCGTGAAGGTCGCCATATTGAGCTTACCGAGCTTGGTCGTAGTTTACGCAGTAGTTTTGAACAAATCGATCGTACCCGTCACTTGGTGAATATGACAGCCCGCGCAATTACCTCTGGAGAGGTTAGTGAGCTTAATATTGGGGTGATGTGCACTATTGGTCCTCAAGCCTTTGCTGAAATGTTAAATCAATTTCGAACAAGCAACCCGCATATATCCATTGTGATCCATGATGTTGCGCCTCCCGCAATTGAAGAGCTCTTGCTAACTGGTAATCTCGATGCAGTTTTTTGCCTGTCGCAGAGCACAACACATCCAAGGCTTCGATATACTCAGTTATTTGAGGAGCCAATGGTTGTAGCATGCCCTCCAGGTCATGAATTCCTGAGCAATGAATCAATCTCTATATCCGATCTTACTAATCAACGCTATGTCGAGCGTTTACACTGTGAGCTTCGCCAGAAGGGCCAAGTATTTAATAAAGAGCAGGAACTAGAGCTGGATATTGTATTTCGTAGTGAGCGGGAAGATTGGATTCAGTGCCTCGTCCGCGAGGGCGCCGGGGTAAGTGTGATCCCTTTTCATTCCCTGATAAAGCCGACGCTTGATTACCGCCCCATCGCAGATCCCCCCTTATCAAGAAAGGTAGGACTGGCCACTGTAAACAATACCGTTTTGTCCCCTGGCCTGGAAAAATTTATGACTATTGCGAGCGCTCATGATTGGAGTTCTTTAACGCTCAAAAAATCAAATATGACTGTAAACCAGGCTCTTAAAGTTAATTAG
- a CDS encoding cytochrome P460 family protein, with protein sequence MIYKIWKTTITAAILACSSSAMANEDYKSSPSSFANSYKHIVIEPEWTGDNKLVLVQPKGFRRWVFIGSPITPNGLNGGKASFPEYHNVYVQPEAFQYYRDHGEWPEGTIMLKELQLTGGKATEADGSRYESSGRGYFPGKVNGMDVSVKDSTRFPESRGWGYFNFGHHAPPYAASTKVMDIASCASCHMANATEDMVFMDLYRPLVTPLILPNAN encoded by the coding sequence ATGATTTACAAAATTTGGAAAACTACAATAACTGCAGCAATACTTGCTTGCTCCTCATCAGCCATGGCAAATGAGGATTATAAAAGTTCTCCCTCGTCTTTTGCCAACAGCTATAAGCACATTGTCATCGAACCGGAATGGACAGGTGACAACAAGCTGGTACTGGTGCAACCAAAGGGTTTTCGTCGTTGGGTATTTATTGGATCGCCAATAACCCCCAATGGACTTAATGGCGGTAAAGCCAGCTTTCCCGAATATCACAATGTCTATGTTCAGCCAGAAGCCTTTCAGTACTATCGGGATCATGGCGAATGGCCGGAGGGAACCATTATGCTGAAAGAACTGCAACTTACCGGAGGGAAGGCAACTGAAGCTGATGGCTCACGCTATGAATCCTCAGGACGCGGCTATTTTCCTGGGAAAGTCAACGGTATGGATGTTTCTGTAAAAGACTCAACTCGGTTTCCAGAATCCAGAGGGTGGGGGTATTTCAACTTTGGTCACCATGCTCCCCCTTATGCTGCCAGCACTAAGGTAATGGATATCGCCTCCTGTGCAAGCTGCCACATGGCCAATGCCACAGAAGATATGGTCTTTATGGACCTCTATCGCCCACTGGTAACTCCACTTATACTGCCCAATGCTAATTAA